A stretch of Geomonas oryzisoli DNA encodes these proteins:
- a CDS encoding type II toxin-antitoxin system RelE/ParE family toxin, which translates to MIKTFADKDTKQLFLTGKAKRLPPDLFGRARRRLEYIDLASVLEDLKVPPSNRLHPLHGSRYGQHAISINDQWRICFVWHNGDAYEVEITDYH; encoded by the coding sequence GTGATAAAAACGTTCGCAGACAAAGACACGAAGCAGCTCTTCCTGACAGGTAAGGCTAAGCGGCTACCTCCCGATTTGTTCGGAAGGGCAAGACGGCGCCTGGAATACATAGACCTTGCCTCAGTCCTTGAAGACCTTAAAGTGCCTCCGAGTAACAGGTTGCATCCTTTGCATGGCAGCCGATACGGCCAGCATGCCATCTCGATCAATGACCAGTGGCGGATTTGTTTTGTTTGGCACAACGGCGATGCGTATGAAGTGGAGATAACGGATTATCATTGA
- a CDS encoding VOC family protein, whose amino-acid sequence MKKPAKNTICLWFNGDAEEAARFYAETFPDSSLDAVHLAPGDYPSGKKGDVLTVEFTVMGIPCLGLNGGPEVKHNEAFSFQVATEDQEETDRYWNAIVGNGGQEIVCGWCRDKWGISWQITPVVLSEAITDPDPAAAKRAFDAMMQMVKIDVAAIEAARRG is encoded by the coding sequence ATGAAAAAGCCGGCAAAGAACACGATATGCCTTTGGTTCAACGGTGACGCCGAAGAGGCGGCGCGCTTTTATGCGGAGACTTTCCCCGACTCGTCGCTCGACGCGGTGCACCTGGCGCCGGGTGACTACCCCTCCGGGAAGAAAGGGGATGTGCTGACGGTGGAGTTCACCGTCATGGGAATCCCGTGCCTGGGGTTGAACGGAGGACCGGAGGTGAAGCACAATGAGGCGTTTTCGTTCCAGGTGGCCACCGAGGACCAGGAGGAGACGGATCGCTACTGGAACGCTATCGTCGGCAACGGCGGACAGGAGATCGTGTGCGGCTGGTGCCGGGACAAATGGGGCATCTCGTGGCAGATTACGCCGGTGGTGCTGTCGGAGGCGATAACGGATCCCGATCCTGCAGCCGCCAAGCGCGCCTTCGATGCGATGATGCAGATGGTGAAGATCGATGTTGCCGCTATCGAGGCCGCCCGCCGGGGCTGA
- a CDS encoding HigA family addiction module antitoxin produces the protein MFKSDRDKREIPPTHPGAMLREDFMPDYGLTAATLAGTLGVSRQTINELLRERRALSPGMALRLSRLFGNTPEFWLNAQRAVDLWQAEKDLAKELARIRSLQAA, from the coding sequence ATGTTTAAAAGTGACCGAGACAAAAGAGAAATTCCGCCAACCCATCCGGGAGCAATGCTGCGCGAAGACTTCATGCCGGATTATGGGTTGACTGCAGCAACGCTGGCGGGGACGTTGGGAGTGTCGCGGCAAACTATTAACGAACTGCTCCGCGAACGCAGGGCGCTGAGCCCGGGGATGGCCCTGAGACTTTCCCGCCTTTTCGGTAACACACCTGAGTTCTGGCTGAACGCACAGCGCGCTGTTGATCTATGGCAGGCGGAAAAGGATTTGGCAAAAGAACTCGCCAGGATCCGGTCGCTTCAAGCCGCGTAG
- a CDS encoding helix-turn-helix domain-containing protein, with product MPRLARLDAVGVLQHVMVRGIEKCDIFIDDKDRHSFLDRLSILLIKTNTACLAWVLMTNHLHLLLRPQRVKLSSFMRRLLTGYAVTFNKRHHRVGHLFQNRYKSIVCEEEPYLLELVRYIHLNPLRAGLVDDVEDLLGYPWSGHCVLMGRRQLNGQATMEVLSYFGETPKMAMSRYESFVKDAAPVGHREEFAGGGMYRSSRFLETEPGKEAFDERVLGSGTFVEEICSVQEPQHDLPPALESVLQAVASHYKISFEQLCHPNKKRTISHARAVACFVAERLMGYSGVGIARLLNVTPSGVTVAARRGEALIEGEDTKAILRNIKISTTSLQG from the coding sequence ATGCCCAGACTTGCCCGCCTTGATGCCGTCGGTGTCCTGCAGCATGTCATGGTCCGAGGCATCGAGAAGTGTGATATCTTCATCGATGACAAGGACCGCCACTCTTTCCTTGACCGCCTATCGATTCTACTCATCAAGACGAACACAGCATGCCTAGCATGGGTCCTGATGACCAATCATCTTCACCTCCTGCTAAGACCACAGCGCGTTAAACTCTCTTCCTTCATGCGCCGCCTTCTTACCGGATACGCTGTAACCTTCAACAAGCGTCATCACCGGGTAGGTCATCTATTCCAGAATCGTTACAAATCGATTGTGTGCGAAGAGGAGCCTTACCTCTTGGAGTTGGTTCGATACATACATCTAAACCCTCTTCGAGCTGGTTTAGTAGACGACGTGGAGGACCTTCTTGGGTACCCCTGGAGCGGCCATTGCGTCTTGATGGGAAGACGCCAATTGAACGGGCAGGCGACGATGGAGGTATTGTCTTATTTTGGAGAGACGCCAAAGATGGCAATGTCGCGGTATGAGTCATTTGTAAAGGATGCTGCGCCTGTTGGTCACCGGGAGGAATTTGCCGGCGGGGGCATGTATCGAAGTTCACGCTTTCTTGAGACTGAGCCTGGTAAAGAAGCCTTTGACGAGCGAGTCCTTGGCAGCGGCACATTCGTGGAAGAGATATGCTCGGTGCAAGAACCGCAACATGACCTCCCACCTGCACTTGAGTCTGTACTACAAGCGGTCGCAAGCCACTACAAAATTAGTTTTGAACAGCTCTGCCATCCCAACAAGAAGAGAACGATATCGCACGCGAGGGCAGTAGCATGCTTTGTGGCGGAACGGCTAATGGGTTACAGCGGCGTTGGTATAGCGCGTCTTCTAAATGTCACCCCGTCTGGAGTCACCGTGGCAGCACGAAGGGGGGAAGCCCTCATCGAGGGTGAGGATACAAAAGCCATTCTGAGAAATATCAAAATCTCAACAACGTCCCTCCAAGGGTGA
- a CDS encoding type II toxin-antitoxin system Phd/YefM family antitoxin, which produces MIKVNVTQLRNNLPAYLGKVKSGEEVAVTSRGKVIARLVPEADEASEARLRLEAARKESWVGDVVSPVGEVWEVESGNP; this is translated from the coding sequence ATGATCAAGGTGAATGTGACGCAGCTGAGAAATAACCTGCCGGCTTACCTGGGGAAAGTCAAATCGGGGGAAGAGGTGGCGGTGACCTCGCGCGGCAAGGTAATCGCACGGCTCGTTCCGGAAGCCGATGAGGCGAGCGAGGCGCGCCTACGGTTGGAAGCCGCCAGGAAAGAGAGCTGGGTTGGTGACGTGGTGTCGCCTGTCGGTGAAGTATGGGAGGTGGAAAGTGGTAATCCTTGA
- a CDS encoding type II toxin-antitoxin system VapC family toxin, giving the protein MVILDTCAMIFDALAPDQLSRRAVKEMEKARAEGALSCSNISLWEIAMLMSKGRVKVPMPPREFLIDIIAANKLKVLPITPDIAYHSSHRPDFAHGDPADRIIAATALHHKASLVTCDTKLREMKALKTVW; this is encoded by the coding sequence GTGGTAATCCTTGACACCTGCGCCATGATCTTCGACGCGTTGGCGCCGGACCAACTGAGTCGGAGGGCTGTGAAGGAAATGGAAAAGGCGAGGGCGGAGGGGGCCTTGAGTTGTAGCAACATCTCCCTATGGGAGATTGCCATGCTCATGAGCAAAGGTCGCGTGAAAGTCCCCATGCCGCCACGCGAGTTTCTCATCGACATCATAGCCGCAAACAAGTTGAAAGTCCTCCCCATAACCCCCGACATCGCGTACCATTCAAGCCACCGCCCTGATTTTGCTCATGGCGACCCCGCTGACAGAATAATTGCTGCCACCGCTTTGCATCACAAAGCAAGCCTTGTTACCTGCGATACAAAGCTGCGGGAGATGAAGGCACTGAAAACGGTGTGGTGA
- a CDS encoding LytR/AlgR family response regulator transcription factor: protein MSLEQYLSEQGSSVEIGLVLLSEEWQVLGMNEHALRIAAPDMGPIGQNLFQMHPARSREKVRGILTELSSLQESTQRSMVIDFLGKVLMISLSRLVVPGTPMAWAVSFMDLSEQTGARTNPASGHVELKKMPIYENGAFHFLSADQVHLIEADGNYCRIHTPHKKFYLLMSLKAVLQRFPVSDFLKVHKSFVVNLRHVQAIGPVGDSRMMVSFSDPSIPAVPVSRRLVPAVKKALASAGTVHPSD, encoded by the coding sequence ATGTCACTGGAACAGTACCTGAGTGAGCAGGGCAGTAGCGTGGAGATCGGACTGGTGCTCCTGTCGGAGGAGTGGCAGGTTCTGGGGATGAACGAGCATGCCCTGCGCATCGCGGCACCGGACATGGGGCCCATAGGACAGAACCTGTTCCAGATGCACCCGGCGCGGAGCAGGGAGAAGGTGCGCGGCATCCTGACTGAACTGTCGAGCCTGCAGGAGTCGACGCAGAGGTCGATGGTGATCGACTTTCTGGGCAAGGTGCTCATGATCAGCCTGTCCCGCCTAGTGGTGCCGGGAACCCCCATGGCCTGGGCGGTCTCGTTCATGGACCTGTCGGAACAGACCGGCGCCCGCACCAACCCGGCCAGCGGCCACGTCGAGCTGAAAAAAATGCCGATCTACGAGAACGGTGCCTTCCACTTCCTTTCGGCGGACCAGGTACACCTGATCGAGGCCGACGGCAACTACTGCCGCATCCATACGCCGCACAAGAAGTTCTACCTGCTGATGAGCCTCAAGGCGGTCCTGCAACGATTCCCGGTCTCAGATTTCCTCAAGGTGCACAAGAGCTTCGTGGTGAACCTGAGACACGTGCAGGCGATCGGCCCGGTCGGGGACAGCCGCATGATGGTCTCCTTTTCCGACCCCTCCATCCCCGCCGTTCCGGTTTCCCGCCGTCTGGTACCTGCGGTGAAAAAGGCGCTTGCCTCCGCCGGCACCGTTCATCCATCGGATTGA
- a CDS encoding NACHT domain-containing protein, with translation MKILFVILLLLLIAAITYGVYIYLKRQQYTRERFAFAALASITSMSMLVLTSMKSNLMPWHIGLQLFNYVTSSEIKVREADWTDYSLLVLVYIVAVQAILSIFKSWDGLKSYEQYQREQRNMPTGIINEGVSELRRISKGLPPPVQFSEIKTRNVMELEPITDSLAWKDQARELIRLSSTSYMFSPSGWHDSVGYWIGKNVDGHSPVFLYPVHESVTEKEIKEFVEYTVKQGDYDETNVEHIIAILGGNTDKLVKHKGYTVRIVGEEALLSNLVDFTDYKNHINNRVLKDNLPDSDFKLNDVYVPAQITVTNIKAKEDVVPVNVEDYLKEWLGITNGKQIALLGEYGQGKSTATLMFTYRLLKESNPTRIPLLIELRGTSPRNLTPLQLIGAWAAQYNLNPQALMKLHIAGKLLLIFEGFDEMALIGDSEMRLKHFRTIWGFCYPKAKIVITGRPNFFLDEEEMKNALGIGKALANKPYCEAVRLLPFTLNEIEKSLRQHKGHVRDQICNLVKQNMRFNELVSRPSLLHIVSTLWESEGLFEKVEQLNSAFVMDLFIRHSYRRQGLKEADTNQFMALNTSEREFFMSAIASYMAVHNLPNQILSDQLNQLIEELVFIIPDCISTSATTITGEVRIPLKQRIKDAEYGIEHVKTDVRACGILVDDPSTPGAFKFGHKSFMEYLFASVVADKIINRESEKANAIFKVTAAILEDVITLPVSVEFLGEILGDKFSVGNNKDIIAGKLLRAFLSDNRMVRFLQRALLFEEAYRYAVKQKFSWFTSRLLDGLSPSKFTFFVSWLILATAMSPKSLKGVILTALVNAAIIIAYVFLKSPSFTTMQARMVLWLRLCTALNITCDVKHKVLLTWYVPWVKRTSLIINESKIVGLGLSVETGT, from the coding sequence AATGTTAGTACTTACATCAATGAAAAGCAACTTGATGCCATGGCATATTGGCCTGCAACTGTTTAACTATGTCACCTCAAGTGAAATAAAGGTTCGAGAGGCTGATTGGACAGATTATTCACTGTTGGTTCTCGTGTATATCGTAGCAGTGCAGGCCATACTTAGTATTTTTAAAAGCTGGGACGGGCTAAAAAGCTACGAGCAGTACCAGCGCGAACAAAGAAACATGCCTACTGGAATTATAAACGAAGGTGTGAGTGAACTCAGAAGAATTTCGAAGGGGCTCCCACCACCTGTGCAATTTTCAGAAATTAAAACGCGTAACGTGATGGAATTAGAGCCAATTACCGATTCGTTGGCCTGGAAAGATCAGGCTAGAGAGTTGATAAGGCTGTCTTCAACCTCGTACATGTTCTCACCGAGTGGGTGGCACGACAGCGTTGGGTATTGGATAGGGAAAAATGTTGATGGGCATAGCCCTGTTTTCTTGTACCCTGTACACGAAAGTGTAACGGAAAAAGAAATCAAAGAATTTGTGGAATATACCGTCAAGCAAGGTGACTATGACGAAACCAATGTAGAACATATTATTGCAATTTTAGGTGGCAATACTGATAAGTTGGTAAAACATAAAGGATATACCGTTAGAATAGTGGGGGAAGAGGCTCTTTTGTCCAATTTGGTAGATTTTACGGACTACAAAAACCACATTAATAATAGAGTGCTTAAAGACAATTTGCCAGACTCGGATTTTAAACTCAACGATGTCTATGTTCCTGCGCAAATAACAGTAACAAATATAAAAGCCAAAGAAGATGTGGTGCCAGTTAATGTAGAAGATTATCTCAAGGAATGGCTGGGGATTACAAACGGAAAACAAATTGCGCTGCTTGGAGAGTATGGGCAAGGCAAAAGTACAGCTACCCTAATGTTTACCTATCGATTGCTGAAGGAATCTAACCCGACACGGATACCGCTGCTGATCGAACTAAGGGGGACAAGCCCCAGGAATCTAACGCCATTGCAGTTGATTGGCGCTTGGGCCGCGCAATACAATCTTAATCCGCAAGCCTTGATGAAACTACACATAGCAGGCAAGCTCTTGCTTATCTTTGAGGGATTTGATGAGATGGCCTTGATTGGGGATTCAGAGATGCGGCTTAAACATTTTAGGACCATCTGGGGATTCTGCTACCCAAAGGCAAAAATTGTCATAACAGGCAGACCTAACTTTTTCTTAGATGAAGAAGAGATGAAGAACGCTCTTGGCATCGGAAAAGCGTTAGCCAACAAACCATATTGTGAAGCAGTCCGGCTATTGCCTTTTACATTAAATGAAATAGAAAAATCTCTTAGGCAGCACAAAGGTCATGTGCGCGATCAGATATGTAATCTGGTTAAGCAGAATATGAGATTTAACGAACTTGTTTCACGTCCTTCGTTGCTTCACATCGTCTCGACCCTTTGGGAGTCGGAAGGATTGTTTGAAAAGGTAGAGCAATTAAATTCAGCCTTTGTCATGGATTTGTTTATTCGACACAGTTACAGAAGGCAAGGGTTAAAAGAAGCCGACACAAACCAGTTCATGGCACTCAATACCTCAGAAAGAGAATTCTTTATGTCTGCCATAGCGAGTTACATGGCAGTACATAATCTGCCAAATCAGATACTATCGGACCAACTAAACCAACTGATAGAGGAGCTTGTATTTATAATTCCTGACTGTATTTCGACTTCTGCCACAACAATAACTGGTGAGGTGAGAATACCCCTGAAACAACGAATAAAAGATGCTGAGTATGGTATAGAACATGTAAAAACTGACGTAAGAGCTTGTGGTATACTTGTTGATGATCCTTCAACTCCAGGAGCATTTAAGTTTGGTCACAAGTCTTTCATGGAATACCTTTTTGCTAGTGTAGTTGCTGATAAAATTATCAACAGGGAGTCTGAAAAAGCCAATGCAATTTTTAAAGTGACTGCTGCTATACTTGAAGATGTTATTACACTTCCAGTATCTGTAGAGTTTCTCGGTGAGATTCTTGGCGACAAGTTTTCTGTGGGCAATAATAAAGATATCATAGCGGGCAAGTTACTCCGTGCCTTTCTTAGTGATAACAGAATGGTGCGTTTTTTACAAAGGGCACTGCTGTTTGAAGAGGCATATCGGTATGCCGTAAAACAAAAATTTTCATGGTTTACAAGCCGTCTATTAGACGGTCTTTCGCCATCCAAATTCACCTTTTTTGTGTCATGGCTAATCTTGGCAACAGCCATGAGCCCGAAATCGCTTAAAGGAGTCATTCTTACCGCTTTGGTTAATGCTGCCATAATTATTGCTTATGTCTTTTTGAAGTCACCCTCGTTCACAACCATGCAAGCTAGAATGGTTTTGTGGCTCAGGCTGTGTACGGCTTTAAATATAACATGTGATGTGAAGCACAAGGTTTTACTAACTTGGTATGTCCCCTGGGTTAAAAGGACCTCACTGATTATTAACGAATCCAAAATTGTAGGTTTAGGCTTGTCAGTCGAAACAGGGACATGA
- a CDS encoding transposase, with protein sequence MPRAARLDIAGVLQHVIVRGIERRDIFLDTRDRQSFVDRFTELLVKMEMDCLAWALMSNHLHLLLRPSQTNLARFMRRLLTAHAVTFNLRHHRNGYLFQNRYKSIVCESPWGTLLRF encoded by the coding sequence ATGCCACGAGCCGCACGCCTTGACATAGCCGGCGTCCTTCAGCACGTCATCGTCAGGGGTATAGAGCGACGTGACATCTTTCTCGATACCAGGGATCGCCAGTCTTTTGTCGATCGTTTTACCGAACTCCTCGTAAAGATGGAGATGGACTGTCTTGCCTGGGCTTTGATGTCCAACCACCTTCACCTGCTGCTTCGGCCCAGCCAAACCAACCTCGCCCGCTTCATGCGCAGACTCTTGACCGCGCATGCCGTAACCTTCAACCTTCGCCATCACCGCAACGGCTATCTTTTCCAAAACCGTTACAAATCTATCGTCTGCGAGTCGCCTTGGGGGACGTTGTTGAGATTTTGA
- a CDS encoding transposase, whose translation MPRQARIDAPGACHHIICRGIERRKIFLDDTDRDRFLLRLGHVLKKSSTRCFAWALIPNHFHLLLQTGNTPISDVMRRLTTGYAVEFNHRHNRSGHLFQNRYKSILCQMDLYLLELVRYIHLNPIRAGIVDTLPELRRHRFCGHGQLLGDTKYAWQETSEVLGRFGSNEHDARCNYENFVAEGLKTGKRQDLTGGGMVRSAGGWEEVIAARRAGIFLKSDERILGDSEFVERVLQRAEEYVERTSAYRTEGFDFEHAVARVARLLKMDDARVCQHGKEPLLVKARSLLCYWATSELGMTETEVAIKLGITQSSVSRSAARGEALAAAKGWELRD comes from the coding sequence ATGCCTCGACAAGCCCGCATAGACGCTCCTGGTGCATGCCATCACATCATTTGTCGTGGCATCGAGCGGAGAAAGATCTTTCTCGATGACACTGACCGGGACCGGTTTCTGCTGCGCCTGGGGCACGTCCTGAAGAAGTCTTCGACTCGCTGCTTTGCCTGGGCGCTTATCCCCAACCACTTTCATCTTCTTCTCCAAACCGGCAATACTCCCATCTCCGACGTCATGCGCCGCCTCACAACGGGTTACGCAGTAGAGTTCAATCATCGTCACAACCGCTCGGGCCACCTCTTCCAAAATCGATACAAATCCATCCTCTGCCAAATGGATCTATACCTGCTTGAACTGGTACGGTATATCCACCTGAACCCGATCCGGGCAGGAATCGTTGACACCTTGCCTGAATTGCGACGCCATAGGTTTTGTGGACATGGTCAACTGCTAGGCGACACGAAGTACGCATGGCAAGAGACCTCGGAGGTCCTTGGCAGATTCGGGAGCAATGAGCATGATGCACGCTGTAACTATGAGAATTTCGTCGCGGAAGGACTGAAAACTGGGAAGAGGCAGGATCTCACGGGTGGAGGTATGGTGCGAAGTGCTGGTGGATGGGAGGAGGTCATTGCTGCTCGTCGCGCCGGCATCTTCTTGAAAAGTGATGAGCGTATCCTTGGTGATAGTGAGTTTGTTGAGCGGGTATTACAGCGGGCGGAAGAGTATGTCGAGAGGACAAGTGCGTACCGGACGGAAGGGTTTGATTTTGAGCACGCCGTGGCCCGAGTTGCGCGGTTGCTGAAGATGGATGACGCGCGAGTTTGCCAACACGGCAAAGAACCTTTGCTCGTGAAGGCAAGAAGTCTTTTGTGCTACTGGGCAACGTCTGAGTTAGGCATGACTGAAACTGAGGTCGCCATCAAGCTCGGCATTACGCAGTCATCAGTAAGTAGATCGGCCGCTCGCGGCGAGGCTTTAGCTGCCGCGAAGGGGTGGGAGTTGAGGGATTAG
- a CDS encoding rhodanese-like domain-containing protein, with the protein MRVRRTNCKSVTSMAILLLSLAVPAWSLAGGPGYGTAQHPDQSVQSTASAQLSEEILKRSTAFFAAPPFMTAENVYDEIVKGGEPGYFVVSLQSRADFAKGHVPGAVNIPFDEITQAKSLEILPRDKKIVLTCDDGHRSMVASLFFNQLGYTATTMPLGLSHWNRASSAAPYTASPKYPVTAEKKEAVAGQGLPEVAGTAAGGKELITERTRAVLTSGRNLFMDRSELYREAGKDGGKGVFVVSIQRPEDYAAGHVPGAVNIPFNQIASKESLAKLPKDRKIVVVCYIGHMAASATLMLNQLGYEAYDLRFGTLGWNDDTDGLGKMKGFMLSMTGDKNYPVEGMKEK; encoded by the coding sequence ATGAGAGTCAGGCGCACTAACTGCAAATCCGTTACCAGCATGGCAATCCTGCTGCTGTCCCTGGCCGTCCCGGCATGGTCGCTTGCCGGCGGCCCGGGCTACGGCACGGCGCAGCACCCGGACCAATCGGTTCAGTCCACGGCATCGGCCCAGTTGTCGGAAGAGATCCTGAAGAGAAGCACGGCGTTCTTCGCGGCTCCCCCGTTCATGACGGCCGAGAACGTGTATGACGAGATCGTGAAAGGCGGAGAACCGGGCTACTTCGTGGTGAGCCTCCAGTCCCGCGCGGACTTCGCCAAGGGCCACGTGCCGGGCGCGGTGAACATCCCGTTTGACGAGATCACGCAAGCGAAGTCCCTAGAGATCCTGCCGCGCGACAAGAAGATCGTGCTGACCTGCGATGACGGGCATCGTTCCATGGTGGCTTCGCTGTTTTTCAACCAGCTCGGCTACACCGCCACCACGATGCCGCTGGGGCTCAGCCACTGGAACCGGGCGAGTTCCGCCGCGCCTTATACCGCTTCCCCGAAGTACCCGGTGACTGCGGAAAAGAAAGAAGCTGTAGCGGGGCAGGGACTTCCCGAGGTTGCCGGCACGGCTGCAGGGGGGAAAGAGCTGATCACGGAACGCACCCGGGCGGTGCTTACTTCCGGCAGGAACCTGTTCATGGACAGAAGCGAGCTGTACCGTGAGGCGGGCAAAGACGGGGGGAAGGGGGTGTTCGTGGTCAGCATACAGCGCCCCGAGGACTACGCCGCGGGGCACGTTCCCGGCGCGGTCAACATCCCCTTCAATCAGATCGCCAGCAAGGAGAGCCTCGCCAAGCTCCCCAAGGACCGAAAGATCGTCGTGGTCTGTTACATCGGTCACATGGCGGCGTCCGCTACTCTCATGCTGAACCAGCTGGGATACGAGGCCTACGATCTGCGCTTCGGGACGCTGGGATGGAACGACGATACGGACGGACTGGGAAAGATGAAGGGATTCATGCTCAGTATGACCGGAGACAAGAACTATCCTGTTGAAGGGATGAAAGAGAAGTAA
- a CDS encoding transposase, whose amino-acid sequence MARRQRIHFPGSFYHVILRGNDRQDIFYDNVDRYKFYLLLQEGIERFGHSILSFCLMTNHVHLLCQVSEIPLPRIIQNLAFRYTRWINWRQNRVGPLFQGRYRAILVDADEGGGRGDGVD is encoded by the coding sequence ATGGCGCGCCGACAGCGGATACATTTTCCTGGTTCTTTCTATCATGTGATCCTGCGGGGTAATGACCGGCAGGACATTTTCTACGACAATGTAGACCGCTACAAATTTTACCTGCTTCTCCAAGAGGGGATCGAAAGGTTTGGCCATTCGATCCTCTCTTTTTGTCTGATGACAAACCACGTCCATCTTCTTTGCCAAGTATCCGAGATCCCGCTACCAAGGATCATCCAGAACCTTGCGTTCAGGTATACCCGTTGGATCAACTGGCGACAGAACAGAGTCGGTCCCCTCTTCCAAGGACGATACAGGGCGATCCTTGTGGACGCGGACGAAGGGGGAGGCAGGGGGGACGGTGTTGATTAG
- a CDS encoding YMGG-like glycine zipper-containing protein produces the protein MKRRITSLFVLLALGGCVTVPTGPSVKVLPTKGKSFETFMKEDATCRQWANSQIGSPVQETYDKNMATSAVVGTAVGTGVGAVLGSASGHTGAGAAIGAATGLLFGAAAGSGSAQVYGAQAQHRYDNAYVQCMYTYNNQIPSTATVASRPVAPPPARVVVPPPPPVAAPPVMAPPPPPPPEEVMVPAPEEYEAEPPEFVYSPQLNAYVAVGVPYDLVYSGDAYYYFYGGNWYRSAYYNGPWSYVPRRAYPQVFVRYEMVNIRHYRDVEYRRYVSDRRHYDGRVYRPQYRRVARHRPAY, from the coding sequence ATGAAAAGACGGATTACATCGTTATTTGTGCTTCTGGCCCTGGGAGGGTGCGTGACTGTCCCCACCGGCCCGAGTGTCAAGGTCCTGCCTACCAAGGGGAAGTCCTTCGAGACCTTCATGAAGGAGGATGCGACCTGCAGGCAGTGGGCGAATTCCCAGATCGGATCGCCCGTGCAGGAAACCTATGACAAGAATATGGCCACCAGCGCCGTGGTGGGAACCGCCGTCGGCACCGGCGTCGGAGCCGTGCTCGGTTCCGCCTCGGGGCACACGGGTGCCGGCGCCGCCATCGGTGCCGCGACCGGCCTTCTGTTCGGCGCCGCGGCAGGTTCCGGTTCGGCCCAGGTCTACGGAGCACAGGCGCAGCACCGGTACGACAACGCCTACGTCCAGTGCATGTACACCTACAACAACCAGATTCCCTCGACCGCGACCGTCGCTTCACGGCCGGTCGCACCGCCTCCCGCCCGGGTGGTGGTGCCTCCCCCGCCGCCGGTGGCCGCTCCGCCGGTTATGGCGCCTCCGCCGCCTCCGCCGCCCGAAGAGGTCATGGTACCAGCTCCCGAGGAGTACGAAGCCGAGCCGCCCGAATTCGTTTACTCGCCGCAACTGAACGCCTATGTCGCCGTCGGCGTACCCTATGACCTTGTTTATAGCGGCGACGCATACTACTACTTCTACGGCGGCAACTGGTACCGCAGCGCCTACTACAACGGTCCCTGGAGCTACGTCCCGCGCAGGGCCTACCCGCAGGTGTTCGTGCGTTACGAGATGGTCAACATACGGCACTACCGCGACGTCGAGTACCGGCGCTACGTGAGCGACCGGCGCCACTACGACGGCCGGGTCTACCGTCCGCAGTACCGCCGTGTGGCGAGGCATCGCCCCGCTTACTGA
- a CDS encoding chalcone isomerase family protein has translation MRLLLALILVVFVVSTAPAMEIEGVKVEPQVLVDSEALQLNGSGIRKKFFFKIYVGSLYATRRLTSSTEALDDTGDKLIRMDFVYPKVEKEKIVEAFREGFRNNTPDFANAAEVKAFLSLFTSDFKRGDRVDIFLGGNGNVVAKHNGKILGTLVSYPLATAILAIYLGDHPADENLKKGLLGK, from the coding sequence ATGAGACTGCTACTTGCGTTGATCCTGGTGGTGTTTGTCGTCAGCACTGCTCCGGCGATGGAAATCGAAGGGGTGAAGGTCGAACCCCAGGTGCTGGTGGACTCCGAGGCGCTGCAGCTGAACGGCAGCGGCATCAGGAAGAAATTCTTCTTCAAGATCTACGTGGGGTCGCTATATGCGACGAGACGCCTGACCAGCAGTACCGAAGCACTCGACGACACGGGGGACAAGCTGATCAGGATGGACTTCGTGTACCCGAAGGTGGAGAAGGAGAAGATCGTGGAGGCATTCCGGGAAGGCTTTCGCAACAACACGCCCGACTTCGCCAATGCCGCGGAGGTGAAGGCGTTTCTTTCGCTTTTCACCAGCGACTTCAAGCGCGGCGACCGGGTCGACATCTTTCTGGGCGGCAACGGCAACGTCGTCGCGAAGCACAACGGCAAAATCCTCGGCACCCTGGTCTCGTACCCCCTCGCCACTGCCATCCTCGCCATCTATCTCGGGGACCACCCCGCCGACGAAAACCTGAAGAAAGGGTTGCTGGGCAAGTAA